The Vitis vinifera cultivar Pinot Noir 40024 chromosome 1, ASM3070453v1 DNA segment GATGATGTTGATGTTTTTGTAAGGGACAATTAGAGCTTCTTTGAGTGCATCCAAGAAGTCCATCTCCtgatcatgcacaatatgatcTTGAAACATATAAAAGTCTTCTCTCTGTGGCTGCAGTCTTTCATCTAATGAAGGGGAAGATTTGACTTGGTGTTCCACCACTTGGATTGCACTATAGATGAAACCTTGGATAATTATCACTCATCTCCATAGCCTTTTTTACTTTGAGGAACGAGGGAGGAAAAGGCCCCAACAACtgattttgttgttgttgaacAATCATAGCCTCTGGATAATTATCATTCAGCTCCCTAAGAGCCACAGGCATGTCCTCAGTGTATATCCCTTGAACTACATCAACAATCAAGATCTGACAAAGAATAAATCGAAATAAACTATTTGTAGAATATAAGGGTAAAGTAGAGAGCAACTACCCACTTCCATTTTTATCAGAAGCTCAGTCAAATGTAGCAGGTTTGGTAAGCTTGTCACCAACCATATCAATCCAAGTTGACCTTTGAATACCTGGTACTTATCACATTCACATGATCATGGGCTCGAGATTGAAGAATATGCTTGGAATTCACGTTATATTCCGAGGCCAACGATGCCAGTGGCAATGCCCATAGTGGGAAGGAAAACAGACAAAATAATTCTCACTCATAGCAATGGTGCCTAATGTTTCTCAACAATCCAGTTTTAAGGGACTATCCTGAGGCACACTGCAACTTTTATGATCCGCAGAGCCTTGAAATGGTGGGATGGATGGCTGTTCAGCATTTCGAAAGCCTTCCCTTCCCTTAATGTCAATTCAGATTTCAGAGAGAGAGACGACAAAGATCAGTTAAAACCATGGAAGAAGATTCcatgagttattcatagtaAATAACATCTAAAAACCCATCTTGGGGCTTGTGGAATTGAGTACAAAATAATACATAAGATTACACTCATGAAAAATTTTTGCAAAGGATTTCATCTTCTCTACCTTCTTCCATGTCAACCTTCTCCCTGCAGCGCCACTTGCAATCGTGGTAATAAACAATGAAGACTACCCATTTAATGACCTTTCCCACACACACCAAGCCTGTATTAACAAAAGCAAGCACAATCCTACCGGAAAAACTTCCTCTTACATGGAGGGTTGACCAGGATAGGCCATATAACCAAATAAAATTGAGGAGCATCAACGCAAATCCACGCAACCTATTGCCTTTGCTCAAGTATTGTGAGGTTGACAAGGCTTCAAGACCGCCCTTGTCCTCTAAAATTGAAATAACAACACCCATATTCCACCAGGCACTCAACACCAACCAAATTCCAAGGGCTATCATCACACCCATCATAGAAACAAGAAGCAAGAGCACATTCCTTGACACCAGTAGGGGACCCAATAGGATGAAAAACACTATGACCATCGAGGAAATATTGGACAAGAGGAACGTATAAACGTAAGTAACAAGAGGGCCTTTCCACCTGGTTTTGGCGATGGAATTATGGAGCATATCTTGTAAACCTAGTGGTCTGGCTCCGGCATGAATCGCAGAAGCTGAATAAACGGTTGTGACTGCAGTGAGGagatttaagaattggatggGGATCAAGTAAAGAAGAGCCAGTAGGAGAACCCTGCCAGACATCATGTGAGTCAATCTGGTTACAGCAAGAGAGTTGGAGTTGGGAGGAGGCTTTCTGAGCTGAGGAGAGAGAGAAGCTTCCATGAGGATATGCTGGAGAAGCAATTCATGAAGTAGCGTGATGCAAAATAAAGGAAGTGAGACGATTGTTGCCAGGGGAATGAAGCTGGGGTTTCTGATTCCAATTCTCACGGCTTCTCTGATGATTCCAAAGGTGCCAAGGAAGCGCATCCTTTCCATGGTATCACTTGGATTGGATTCATCTCCAAACTCCACTCCATTTGATCCATAAATAGAGTGAGTAGCTTACGTCAACCTCCattaaaaaactaaacaaataaacaaaaaatatgaataaaatattaagagtCTACGCGGAGGTTCAGGGCCTTGTGTCATTAAAATGTAACTTGCTCCCCAACGGCATCTAATGTTTAATCTAATTCATACTTACCatctaatcatattttaaaaatacaaaaataaaaactatttaattattgaaaataggaaaaaaaaaacctatttaattttcttcaccCAGTGCGGACTGCAACAGCGTAAATCATGATAAAATGGTGAATTAGTAATCCTGCATGGATAACATACCACTACACAAGCAATTGAGTCCCACAACATCGAAAATCACACTGGCCTAACAGTTTTACAATTACTGGGTTGAAAAAGACTCGTTTGCGGTTTGAGTTGATGCAGCCATAGCGCCACGTGCCTTCGAGTTTAAGCTACTACAGATGGAATTTCCCTTAAGCAAAATTACCCTGAACACGCAGCTTCAGATGAAAAGTCACTATCCAACTCAAAACTGAGACGGAGATCAATAAATGGCTTCATCTTGTCCACCCATGACCCAGATAGCAGAAAAAGTAGGTGGTCATAACTATAAATGTCAGAAGCCTTGTTGCCGCATTATAAAGTTTCAAACGCAACAAGTTTCTCAACATTTGCGGTGACAATATGTGACTCAAGCAGACTAAGAAGCATAAGAAGCAACGAGTAGGAGGTCCATCTGTTGCAGAATCAGAGGTGGGGGGGATAAACCATGTGAGCAGTAACCATGTCGTTTTAGCCTAAAATCACAcctcaaaacaagaaaaagaaaatgtaaaaccTTTTAGAAACCTATATTTTAAATAGAGGGCTTACAGATAATAACACAAACACAAACACAAACAGCAATAAGATGACAATTCAAAGTAGGGGCGGAACCTCCAAATTTCAG contains these protein-coding regions:
- the LOC100262202 gene encoding uncharacterized protein LOC100262202, with translation MERMRFLGTFGIIREAVRIGIRNPSFIPLATIVSLPLFCITLLHELLLQHILMEASLSPQLRKPPPNSNSLAVTRLTHMMSGRVLLLALLYLIPIQFLNLLTAVTTVYSASAIHAGARPLGLQDMLHNSIAKTRWKGPLVTYVYTFLLSNISSMVIVFFILLGPLLVSRNVLLLLVSMMGVMIALGIWLVLSAWWNMGVVISILEDKGGLEALSTSQYLSKGNRLRGFALMLLNFIWLYGLSWSTLHVRGSFSGRIVLAFVNTGLVCVGKVIKWVVFIVYYHDCKWRCREKVDMEEGREDEILCKNFS